A region of the Vigna unguiculata cultivar IT97K-499-35 chromosome 9, ASM411807v1, whole genome shotgun sequence genome:
TGTGATTATACTAAAGATTTCGACAAATACGAGGTGATTATACAACTCAGAATGGAAAACCAACTTTTGAAATGTATGCATATATAGCAAAACCAATAATGCCTTTTGCTCTGTAATTTACCTCACAATTCACCCACCAATACGACAACAATCATGCATCATAATATCAAAAATGGGGACCCTCACTATCACTTATTTACCAACGGCTTTAGACACTTAGACGAcatctttcaaaatttaacattacttttttctttaaatgttattatattcttatttttttaatttcctcatttattttttaatgtgatttAGTACGAAACATCgattcttgaaaaaaataatatattaattaatgatccgtACTAAACACGTCGaacaataaaaaatgagaataaaaaaaaataagtcgCAGtccaatatcatttttcttcctttttttttccattatgaattcaattttttctgttaacatttgaaatttataaagattacaattttaattCTTCCCTTAACAAAATACTAACAATTAATCTTtaccataaaaaagaaaaaacaataatgaaCAGTGAATCAAACATGAAAACACTCAGTTATATTCCTTTTTCAATGAAGATATAGTTGATTTGATATTTGATacattaatttgaaatttgaaggaGGCTCTCAACATAAGATTTGAGGGTATGACTAATTGTTGCAAAGGATGGTCGAGTGGATGGGCTTGCATTCCAGCAAAGGCATATTAGGTCAATCAGTTCTTCCATTTCCTCACCATCGTCCTTTGATGCAAGTAAAGGCCTTAGCTCATCCTCCACAACTTCCATAGcaatctaaaataaaaacattttactTTTCTAACCAATCTCTTTCTAAATTTCTTTACacctaaaaaaataatcatttgtTTTTAGCTTACCAAAAAAGAATAAGTGTAGTTACCTTGGCGGGACCAAGTTGTGTCTCAATATAAGGGTAGTTTCCGGTGAGTAACTCGTTGAGTATGATCCCAAAACTGTATACATCACATTTTTCATCATAGGGCTCGCACCGAATTACCTCCGGTGCCATGTACACGTACGTTCCTGTTTCTCCGGTGAGGGCCATTTCGTCATCATCCAAGAACCGCGCGTGACCAAAATCCGCAACTCTCACATGCAGCGCATCGTCCAAGAAGATGTTGCTGGGCTTCAAGTCCCGATGAATGACCTTGGGCTTTTGTTCGTGGAGGTACTGCATGCCTTGGGCTATTTCCAGGGCCCGCATCACCCTCTCTTTCAAGGGAGGAAGTGGGGTGGTTCTGTGTTTGGGCCTTTTCCCCGGCCCATGTAGCCACTCCTTGAGCGTGGTGTTCAGATACTCGGTAACCACCCATGCATGATGCGGAGGGTCCAGACACGCACCCATGAGGTCAAGCACAAACCGGTGACGCTGCTTCGAGAGGGTTTCAACCTCCTGAGCGAAGAATATGACGCCGTTTTCGTTTTTGCTGAAGAATGAATCGGACATGCACTTCACCGCCACATCAAATCCGCGCCACGTCCCTCTGTGAATCTCCGCCGTGGTTCCCTGCCCTATTTTTTCTCCCAGCTGGATCTGTTCATCACTGCAAAACTGAGGTATATTCCAATTTTTGAATGGGAACGGAGAAGAAAGATAGAAAGTAGTTAGTTACCTCACTGGGGTTGATGAACCATCCATTGATTTTGGCTTGATCAACGATGGGTATCAGGTTGGGATGGTTGTGCGAAGGAGTGAGAGTGGAGTTGAGTGCACGTGGAGAAGAAATGGAAGATTGCGAGACTTCACCGTTTGAGTGGATAATGAGGTCCAAGATTCCATTTTGCTGTGCTATTTGGAGACAGTATTTCAAGTAATCCTGCGTCTTTTCCATTCTTTTCCTGTACATAACGCGCAGTTCTGTCTGCCTCTGCACCTCTTTTTCCAAACCTGCCACCTGATTCAACTCACACTGTCACTGTGGGGAGCCTGATAATTTTACTCCAATGTCCAATGGAAGCAATTTGCATGAGAAAAAAGGTAcctttagttccaatttttggtAAAGCTGCTGAAGGTGATGGTGTTGCAAGGTTGGTGCGGTGGATGACACGGTTCTGACGCTGCTGAAGCCTCGACAACATCCACCACTTTTGGATTTCGATGATTGGCGAGAAAGGTTGTGGCGAGTAGTTGGGCTCTCACTTAGATTCATGTTGTCGATCCGTGTAGGAGGAGGCAATGAGCGATGAAGCATATATGTAGGAGGAGAACTTAAATGTCGTGGTAAAGAGTGTCTTAATCATAAGCATGAACCTTTTTCGTTGTTATCTGTATTGCAGGCTCAAGTGACGGACTTTCTCATGAACCTTCCTTCACCACATATGCATACTATAGGACCCACAATTTTATctgattttatttgtttaatggTTGTTGAGACTATTTTGAGTGTTTATCTGATCTTTTTCCTAAAATGAATTAACTGTGTAGTTTGAGAATGAGACAGATTATGTGCTGGCCAAATGTTGTTGGTTTGTATGAAGACGGAAATGTTGTGTAAATTTAGAGACCCTCACAAAACGGCAGGGGTGTTGAGAGACATTTTGGCGGAGTTTACTTCGAAGTTCAACGAGATTCACATCATACAATTACACACAAAAGCTCAATTAAATCACTATCGTGGTCAAAATTCACACCACTAATTCCGAAACAGACATTTCAAAAGCGGCAAGAACAAATATCTTAGGATGTAGGATTTAGATTCTTGATGGTAGAAAAGTGCGTTATGCATGTAAGGATTATTTAGCATTGCAAAATCCTGGAGTCGTCAGAGCCGATTTTAATAGTCGGTTTTCATACTATTATCATTTGTTAGATTTATAGAGGAATTTTTTTAGAAGATACAATACTAATGAGACCTGGACCTAATCATATAAGGTATTGACATCATTTTCAatcaaaaatcttaaaacaataggtttatgggtctttatccttatatagtacATTACTTTCTGATTTTTAACCAATAtaacttaaactcacacttgaattcctaataGACTTTAAATAGGGCCACAAGTACAGTGAACCGGGGATTTATAGTCATATAGTTCCTCTGAAATAAACTTCAACTTCATATAATTTGTACTAAAGTGGCGTGAGTAGCAACAGTCATCAACGAGTGACAATTTGTTCTTCAAGTATAATAATTCTTGTGATCAAAAGGTTAAGATGTGAGAATAAGATTGATTCTATCATAATAAAGCAAAGGATGACTAAAATCTTAACTTGGCTCTTTCGGTTGGTTGAtcatgaaaagagaaaaaaaataaataaacaaaagacTATAATTAACAACTGGAAATAAGCCAAAGTCTAAGTTCTACTCATGGAGTCAAGCAAGACAAATAGacgaaaataatattgaaaactCTAATACATTACAAAATAACCCAACAAGTTCtatataaaacaaagaaaaagaaaataaacctATACCATAATATATGAGGAAGAGAACCTAACTACAACATgaatacaaaataacaaatccaataatatacattagataaaaaaattataataatgaatattaattaactttgacaaaaataataattaattgtcattttattgaatattttatttttgttataatttttaattttttaataaatttatacatatattttttcttccaaattgCATCTATCATAAAAGAGAACTCAATTTGGTTTTCGGATATGGACATCGTAAATTTTACACAATTAAAGCTAAAACATTATTTCCTAATATGAAAATAGTTTGTAAAATTGTATTATCTGCTATCTGGTTATaagagaaaacaaatttaacaacaAAATATCGACAACTTTTATTAATCTAATGTGACTACTATTTCGTCTCAAATGTTTTTCTCGTCTTCCtaagattttattttcaatgacttttttattcttatatgaaattttgaggaaatataatcataaagtttggttttttttttttcacataaatagCTATGATTCAAACACTACTCACTAACCTTCTAAAGAGCGTTattagttattcaaattttttaacttatattcaaGATCAGTCGTGAGACAATAAACTTTTTAAACTGTAATGGAACAACTAATTACATAAATTGTAATGTGAATTATTCAAATACAACTGAAAGAGTAAAGTgctacataaataatttaatttaaaaaataaataatctataaaatacttaattcgaaattaaaagataacttttgtaaataagtttttattgcATTAACTTTAAAGAAAACCGTAAAAACACTTGTTTCCATTAtatacataacaaaaaaaaaggttttatccCATAAAGTACACAACAGATATTTGTTTGCATCAAAAgtattttgttaaaaagaaaaaaaaagtgatttgaATGTAAAGAACAGAGGAGCACTAATAACGTGGGCTAGGTATAATTTCAAGGGAGATGATAgtttaaccaaaaaaaattgaaaaatgacaTACTTCCTaattaggtaaaaaaaatactattttattattttattttgattaaaaaatataaacttaatattatttaattctataaCTAGAAACTTTGTTAAGATTGTCAAAAGAaaactttgtcaaaaaaattatttttctaatttcaaagGCTCATAAGAgtctttttgtttctatttctgcaagttttattattttatcatcatCGTGGATTATACACACAATAGTACAGCAGCATTATTTGACTTGTGTAGTTTATAGTACACCCCATAAACCAAGGGCTACCTAAGGGTATAGGGATTCATGAGTCCTAATAAAGGGAATATTATGATCATAAGTAAGGTTTTTTATTAGTAACAACTGAGTTAATCTCGATACCCACAACCACAACTCAATTAAAAAACCAATACTCATGCCGTAACATgtgcataattttttaactaatatagTTTCTTTGGATAATGATGACTTAATGCACCATTTTTAAGTGCAGCACTATAGGAactgaagaaaataaaaacataacgaacaatgtgaaaaaaaaaagatattaaagagaaaaatttgCGATAATAATCATTATccttttccatttttaatggAAGACACAGTCTTTTAGAGAAGCCAGCAAAATTTTATTCTTCTCCAACTCACCACCGTACGGAATCTTTAACTAACGAAAATTGTAGGAACTATaactaccattttttttttttaaatccttgaaatatattttatattattttactatttattcatgatctaattatcaaattaaaactGTTTTAAAACAGTGAAAGTGCATTAGGAATTAATTACGTAAGAAGTTGTTGAATAATTAAGTTACACACCCACCATCCCATAGTTGAACAACAGGTAAATATTAGTTTGAAAATGATATCATGTTCATATTTTGACTAAGGGAGAGATTCTTTTTATGCATGCCCGTCATGCTCCTCACGTAgtaatcttaattatatatatacttttttgaGTAGGCTATTATTAGGTCTACGACCACTGAACCCTACTTTTCTATgttcatcaataatttaaattcggTAATCTTATTTAGTTACTAtcttcttagaaaaaaaaattctcctattttaaaaaatggcaAAACTTGAAgaatgatttaaattttaaaaaacgtaaaaaggaatatatataattgttaagtTGAAGGAACAGTGATGGGTGTGATTAATGAGCATCTTAATCTTAACACCCCACAGCAATAATTGCTTACTTTACCGCGCATCAGTGACTTGTATTTGCTTTCAACACCATCATTTTTAGCAGAGTTTGCATTGTACTATGTACCAACAACACCTCAAAACAAAGGACAAAACTAACTCTTCATCATCCATTGCCACCATAAAATAACGATGAACCCAGTTAAAGCAcggaattttaaatttaaaaagcgTTTATTTTTCATGGTTGCGCAACCTGCAAGTAACGGGAACAATACAAAATAGGAATTCCAGAGAGGatggaagaaagagagaaactAAGAAAGCATAGGCTTTAGTATTCACTTTCTCTATTCCCATGGCCGAAGATCTCTGCCTTTTCCTTTACAATCACACTCGCCATTTTGCTTCTCATCACCATCTCGAATCTTTCgttttcctcttcctctttttctttcttttctttatcattcattttcttccttcttcttcatcCAACTACTCTGTCAGTATCTCTGTCAATGTTTGATCGTGATCGAGAatttactctctctctctctcctttttgCACCCTATTCACTTTATAAATCACGCACCTACTCTGCTTTTTATCATATTCTCCCTCACTCAACAACATTCTGTGACAGATACACACGCACGCCTTCCCAGATACGTACTTCTACAAAACCACAAAAGTTACTCTGTCTAACACGGCAATGGCAAAACCAACTACGCATAATCCATGATCGAGTAGAAAGGCCATTAAAGTGCtgctatttttattgttttacaaTAACTACTTCAAACTAGAACATTTCGTCTTGCATAGACAAACACtcatgaagatgatgatgatgatgatgatacaTTGATTTTGAGCGATGATGGTGaacgaaagaaaaaaatgattgtaATATATATGTAATCTGTGTAGTTTTATTATGAAACTAGGATTGTAATGGACGGAAACTACATTATACGAGGCCATTGGCAATGGCGCGATTGGTACTAACATGTGTAGTCTCGTACACAGGAAGCTCCTCACGATACCTATTGTTTCCCATCACTGAAAGGTGATCGAGCTCGAAAAGATCCGAACTTGAATAACTAGCTGCGTCGTCATCATCATCTGTATCATCATcgtcttcatcttcgtctttatCTTCCGCCACATTATTGGGAAAATCCCGGAAATTAATGAAGTTGCTCCTTTTCTGACTTCGGTGGTACTCTTTCAGAAACTCTCTTGCGGCCTCCTCCACGCGTCTGCTCTTATCCACaaccttttcctcttct
Encoded here:
- the LOC114162703 gene encoding serine/threonine-protein kinase STY17-like isoform X1; its protein translation is MLHRSLPPPTRIDNMNLSESPTTRHNLSRQSSKSKSGGCCRGFSSVRTVSSTAPTLQHHHLQQLYQKLELKVAGLEKEVQRQTELRVMYRKRMEKTQDYLKYCLQIAQQNGILDLIIHSNGEVSQSSISSPRALNSTLTPSHNHPNLIPIVDQAKINGWFINPSEFCSDEQIQLGEKIGQGTTAEIHRGTWRGFDVAVKCMSDSFFSKNENGVIFFAQEVETLSKQRHRFVLDLMGACLDPPHHAWVVTEYLNTTLKEWLHGPGKRPKHRTTPLPPLKERVMRALEIAQGMQYLHEQKPKVIHRDLKPSNIFLDDALHVRVADFGHARFLDDDEMALTGETGTYVYMAPEVIRCEPYDEKCDVYSFGIILNELLTGNYPYIETQLGPAKIAMEVVEDELRPLLASKDDGEEMEELIDLICLCWNASPSTRPSFATISHTLKSYVESLLQISN
- the LOC114162703 gene encoding serine/threonine-protein kinase STY17-like isoform X2, which encodes MLHRSLPPPTRIDNMNLSESPTTRHNLSRQSSKSKSGGCCRGFSSVRTVSSTAPTLQHHHLQQLYQKLELKVAGLEKEVQRQTELRVMYRKRMEKTQDYLKYCLQIAQQNGILDLIIHSNGEVSQSSISSPRALNSTLTPSHNHPNLIPIVDQAKINGWFINPSEIQLGEKIGQGTTAEIHRGTWRGFDVAVKCMSDSFFSKNENGVIFFAQEVETLSKQRHRFVLDLMGACLDPPHHAWVVTEYLNTTLKEWLHGPGKRPKHRTTPLPPLKERVMRALEIAQGMQYLHEQKPKVIHRDLKPSNIFLDDALHVRVADFGHARFLDDDEMALTGETGTYVYMAPEVIRCEPYDEKCDVYSFGIILNELLTGNYPYIETQLGPAKIAMEVVEDELRPLLASKDDGEEMEELIDLICLCWNASPSTRPSFATISHTLKSYVESLLQISN